One window of Robiginitalea biformata HTCC2501 genomic DNA carries:
- a CDS encoding TolC family protein: MTLRFTILLVGLCWLLPAKAQDSLLTREDAVALALENNFGIQVARNQVEIAGNNASILNSGYLPTLTGQAGANYSRNDSRTEFPGQVDEEGNPLADVELNNAETQQYSGSLNLNYTLFDGMGRFYNYKSLKEQYRLSELQARETIENTVLQLFSVYFEVARLTENVNIFSEALRISRDRITRAEYAFEFGQNTKLDILNAQVDVTNDSINLLNARQQLANARRDLNVVMSRDLNEVFRVDTMIRFTPMPQVEGFIESAMENNVAILQTERNLAINEYDIKINRSGYLPTIGLSGSYGWNRSQNPPRIFGNFQAPGTNSISYNLALGASLTWNLFDGGGTTVRVKNARIAYENQELLQRQVELEVTRDIQNALAIYENRLEIFHIQEQNVLTNQNNFERSREQFQLGRITSIEFRQAQINLLNAQTNKNLAKYDAKLAELQLLQLTGQLLNLEF; this comes from the coding sequence ATGACACTACGTTTTACGATTCTACTCGTTGGCCTCTGCTGGCTGCTTCCCGCTAAGGCCCAGGATTCGCTTTTGACCCGGGAAGACGCCGTGGCCCTCGCCCTGGAAAACAACTTCGGGATCCAGGTGGCCCGCAACCAGGTGGAGATTGCCGGGAACAACGCAAGCATCCTGAACTCCGGGTACCTGCCAACCCTGACCGGCCAGGCCGGTGCAAATTACAGCCGGAACGATTCGCGTACGGAATTCCCGGGGCAGGTGGATGAAGAAGGAAACCCGCTGGCAGACGTGGAACTGAACAATGCGGAAACCCAGCAATACTCCGGCTCGCTCAACCTCAATTACACGCTCTTTGACGGGATGGGCCGGTTCTACAACTACAAGAGCCTCAAGGAACAGTACCGGCTCAGCGAACTCCAGGCCCGGGAGACTATAGAGAATACCGTTTTGCAGCTTTTCAGCGTGTATTTTGAAGTAGCCCGGCTCACTGAAAATGTGAACATATTTTCCGAGGCATTGCGCATATCCCGAGACCGGATCACCCGGGCGGAATACGCCTTTGAATTCGGCCAGAACACGAAGCTGGATATCCTCAACGCGCAGGTGGACGTGACCAACGACAGTATCAACCTGTTGAACGCCCGCCAGCAGCTGGCCAACGCCAGGCGCGACCTGAATGTCGTGATGAGCCGGGATCTCAATGAGGTGTTCCGGGTGGATACGATGATCCGGTTTACGCCCATGCCGCAGGTAGAAGGGTTTATCGAATCGGCCATGGAAAACAACGTGGCCATCCTGCAAACCGAGCGGAACCTGGCCATCAACGAATACGACATCAAAATCAACCGGTCCGGTTACCTCCCGACCATCGGGCTCAGCGGGTCCTACGGCTGGAACCGGAGCCAGAACCCCCCGCGGATCTTCGGAAACTTCCAGGCGCCCGGGACAAACAGTATCAGCTACAACCTGGCCCTGGGGGCAAGCCTTACCTGGAACCTCTTTGACGGGGGCGGCACCACGGTTCGGGTGAAAAATGCCCGGATCGCCTATGAGAACCAGGAACTGTTGCAGCGACAGGTGGAACTCGAGGTAACCCGCGATATCCAGAACGCCCTGGCCATTTACGAGAACCGGCTGGAGATCTTCCATATCCAGGAACAGAACGTATTGACCAACCAGAACAATTTCGAGCGTTCCCGGGAGCAATTCCAACTCGGGCGGATCACCTCCATCGAATTCCGTCAGGCCCAGATCAACCTGCTCAACGCCCAGACCAATAAGAACCTGGCCAAGTACGACGCAAAACTGGCGGAATTGCAGCTGTTGCAACTTACCGGGCAGCTGCTGAACCTGGAGTTTTAA
- a CDS encoding DUF202 domain-containing protein yields the protein MAKKKRLDLSRSDDLAVERTRLANERTFLAYFRTFIVFLSSGVAILKLTVLEEIAELGYFLLSLSPILLAIGIARFLYVKKQIKKYYMVRT from the coding sequence ATGGCAAAAAAGAAACGATTAGACCTCAGCCGCTCGGACGACCTGGCCGTAGAACGGACCCGCCTGGCCAACGAACGCACCTTCCTGGCCTATTTCAGGACATTTATTGTATTCCTGAGTTCCGGGGTGGCCATTCTGAAACTCACAGTTCTGGAGGAAATCGCCGAGCTCGGTTACTTCCTGCTATCCCTCTCCCCCATTCTCCTGGCCATCGGGATCGCCCGGTTTCTCTATGTGAAAAAACAGATTAAAAAATACTACATGGTCCGCACCTGA
- a CDS encoding Gfo/Idh/MocA family protein, which translates to MKTSKGPAKGPNTNKRRDFLKKSALASSVFIVPRHVLGGPGFIAPSDQLNLAAIGAGGKGRSDIMNASVGGRERVVALCDVDFSGSAAASVESFPKAKLFSDYRRMLDKKKNIDAVTISTPDHIHGPAAKAAMERGIHVYVQKPMTHNIREARMLTEMARENKIVSQMGNQGGSNPLLGMVQEWVDSGRLGKIHKVEVWTNRPVWPQGFAMPAPDPSQKPEALDWDLWLGPAPETPYIPNIHPFNWRGWWDYGTGALGDVGCHLIDIPFRTLGLKYPKDAECSVGTVFTQMWTPDYHPEGCPPSSFITLHFDATEKTGSPIEMTWSDGGIRPSHPEIIPADQDIGGHGSANGVLIHGENGIISTNINDSSPLMPKLYLNDGTTEFGPEVEENEEPEYGHQRKWVDACKAGFGSEEHLALTSSFDYAGPMTETVLMGNLAIRSYMLRREVTGENGRPRQEFYGRRKLLWDGENMKITNLEEANQFVTRTYREGWEM; encoded by the coding sequence ATGAAAACATCTAAAGGGCCCGCCAAAGGCCCGAACACCAACAAAAGGCGCGATTTCCTGAAGAAAAGCGCCCTGGCATCTTCTGTATTTATCGTACCCCGCCATGTGCTGGGCGGCCCGGGGTTTATCGCCCCGAGCGACCAACTGAACCTGGCAGCCATCGGTGCAGGGGGCAAGGGACGCAGCGATATTATGAACGCATCCGTTGGGGGGCGCGAGCGGGTAGTTGCCCTTTGCGACGTGGATTTCTCCGGCTCGGCGGCCGCCTCGGTGGAATCCTTCCCCAAGGCAAAGCTCTTCAGCGATTACCGGCGGATGCTGGATAAGAAAAAGAATATCGACGCGGTGACCATCTCCACCCCGGACCATATACATGGACCGGCCGCAAAAGCGGCCATGGAGCGGGGTATCCACGTGTATGTGCAGAAACCGATGACCCATAACATCCGGGAGGCCCGGATGCTCACCGAGATGGCGCGGGAGAATAAGATCGTCAGCCAGATGGGGAACCAGGGCGGCTCCAACCCGCTGCTCGGGATGGTCCAGGAGTGGGTGGATTCGGGCCGGCTTGGCAAGATCCACAAGGTGGAAGTCTGGACCAACCGGCCGGTCTGGCCCCAGGGCTTTGCCATGCCTGCCCCGGACCCTTCTCAAAAGCCCGAGGCTTTGGACTGGGACCTCTGGCTGGGGCCGGCCCCCGAGACCCCCTATATCCCGAATATCCACCCGTTTAACTGGCGGGGTTGGTGGGATTACGGCACGGGCGCTTTGGGCGACGTGGGTTGCCACCTGATCGACATCCCCTTCCGCACCCTGGGCCTGAAATACCCCAAGGATGCAGAATGTAGCGTGGGTACGGTATTTACCCAGATGTGGACCCCGGATTACCACCCGGAAGGCTGCCCGCCCTCGTCCTTTATTACGTTGCATTTCGACGCCACCGAAAAGACAGGTTCACCTATCGAGATGACCTGGAGCGACGGGGGGATCCGACCGTCCCACCCGGAAATCATCCCGGCCGACCAGGACATCGGCGGCCACGGCAGTGCCAACGGCGTACTGATCCACGGAGAGAATGGGATCATCTCCACGAATATCAACGACAGTTCGCCCCTGATGCCCAAGCTGTACCTGAATGACGGCACGACGGAATTCGGCCCGGAAGTGGAGGAGAACGAAGAGCCGGAATACGGACACCAGCGCAAGTGGGTGGATGCCTGCAAGGCGGGCTTCGGCAGCGAGGAGCACCTGGCCCTCACCTCGTCCTTTGACTATGCCGGCCCCATGACGGAAACGGTGCTCATGGGGAACCTGGCTATCCGCAGCTACATGCTCCGGCGGGAGGTGACCGGCGAGAACGGCCGGCCCCGGCAGGAGTTCTACGGACGCAGGAAACTGCTTTGGGACGGCGAGAATATGAAGATCACCAACCTGGAGGAGGCCAACCAGTTTGTCACCCGTACCTACCGGGAGGGGTGGGAGATGTAG
- a CDS encoding phytanoyl-CoA dioxygenase family protein: protein MKTSQTRDLSETRGLVGDLFPELPAGEAWERYRLTDAQLAFFEENGFLSGVKILDDDQVDALRLELEQLMDPGHPGHHLFYEFHSNESSDPDTVLFHSLGHWRITPGFHDVLWNPRFVVPASQLLGGKAVRFWHDQLFCKPARHGGVVAWHQDYSYWTRTTPLQHLTCWVGLDDATADNGCLQYIPGSHKWDLLEKIELAGSMDSLRDLLNPGQIAQYENRVAAEMPAGYATFHHPKMVHGSYENRSDKPRRAFVLNVFADGTRSNSDEVLLNGVPPIKKGEPMGGRFFPLLFKPPAAHGE, encoded by the coding sequence ATGAAGACATCACAAACAAGGGACCTCTCCGAAACCCGGGGTTTGGTGGGAGACCTGTTCCCGGAACTACCCGCGGGGGAGGCCTGGGAGCGCTACCGGCTTACGGATGCGCAGCTTGCCTTTTTTGAGGAAAACGGCTTTCTGAGCGGGGTAAAGATCCTGGACGACGACCAGGTGGATGCCCTCCGGCTGGAGCTTGAGCAACTTATGGACCCGGGCCACCCGGGGCATCATCTGTTTTATGAGTTCCATTCGAATGAATCGTCGGATCCGGATACCGTGCTCTTCCATTCCCTGGGGCATTGGCGCATAACCCCCGGGTTTCACGACGTATTGTGGAACCCCCGGTTTGTGGTCCCTGCCAGCCAGCTGCTGGGCGGCAAAGCTGTCCGATTCTGGCACGACCAGCTGTTTTGCAAACCCGCCCGGCACGGGGGCGTGGTGGCCTGGCACCAGGACTACAGTTACTGGACCCGCACCACCCCCCTGCAACACCTCACTTGTTGGGTAGGCCTGGACGATGCCACAGCGGATAACGGGTGCCTGCAATACATCCCCGGCAGCCATAAATGGGACTTGCTGGAAAAGATCGAACTGGCCGGTTCCATGGACAGCCTCCGGGACCTGCTGAACCCCGGGCAAATCGCACAATACGAAAACCGGGTGGCAGCGGAGATGCCGGCGGGATACGCCACGTTCCACCACCCCAAGATGGTCCACGGCTCCTATGAAAACCGATCGGACAAGCCCCGGCGGGCTTTTGTCCTGAACGTCTTTGCCGACGGTACCCGTTCCAATTCCGATGAGGTTTTACTCAATGGGGTGCCCCCGATTAAAAAAGGGGAACCCATGGGCGGCAGGTTCTTTCCGCTGTTGTTTAAACCACCGGCTGCGCATGGGGAGTAA
- a CDS encoding CPXCG motif-containing cysteine-rich protein: MEEHFFQCPYCWETISFLIDTSVSSQTYIEDCEVCCNPMEITVACDGAGIRSFEARVLGQ; encoded by the coding sequence ATGGAAGAGCACTTCTTTCAATGCCCGTACTGCTGGGAAACGATTTCGTTTCTCATCGACACCTCCGTGTCCTCCCAAACCTATATTGAAGACTGTGAGGTTTGTTGCAATCCCATGGAGATTACAGTGGCGTGCGACGGCGCGGGCATCCGGTCCTTTGAGGCCCGTGTGCTGGGGCAATGA
- a CDS encoding formylglycine-generating enzyme family protein, with protein sequence MMMRLFRNIRLLVLAGGLILAACRDADGPSSHRGDAQRADQAAGAQLPEKARAGSPEAHQNSVHPDSVPEGMVYIPSGSFLMGGKSDQASPDELPRRSVQVAGFFMDRTEVTNREFAAFVDATGYETVAEKPIDWEAMKTQLPPGTPKPPDSLLQAGSLVFHATDRPVDLRDLSQWWHWTPGANWKHPEGPESDLEGRMDHPVVHIALDDALAYARWAGKRLPTEAEWEWASMGGLEDPKYPWGNAPISESADKANFWQGIFPYSNEQADGYLRTAPVGTYPANGYGLVDMAGNVWEWCQDKYRSDTYQLETTPTDRMNPRGPDTSFDPSEPLAEKYVIRGGSYLCNDSYCSGYRVSRRMRATRDSAFGHTGFRCVKDAE encoded by the coding sequence ATGATGATGAGACTTTTCCGAAATATTCGCCTGCTTGTCCTGGCAGGAGGTTTAATACTTGCCGCCTGCCGCGATGCGGACGGTCCGTCTTCCCACCGCGGAGATGCCCAGCGGGCGGATCAGGCAGCCGGGGCACAGCTGCCGGAAAAAGCCAGGGCCGGATCCCCGGAGGCGCACCAAAACAGCGTACACCCGGATTCGGTTCCCGAAGGCATGGTGTATATCCCGTCGGGATCGTTCCTGATGGGTGGAAAATCCGACCAGGCCAGCCCGGATGAATTGCCGCGGCGTTCCGTACAGGTGGCCGGGTTTTTTATGGACCGCACGGAAGTGACCAACCGGGAATTTGCTGCATTTGTAGATGCCACCGGCTATGAAACTGTTGCGGAAAAGCCCATTGATTGGGAAGCGATGAAAACCCAGCTGCCCCCCGGCACCCCCAAACCGCCCGATTCCCTGCTCCAGGCGGGTTCCCTGGTATTCCATGCCACCGACCGTCCGGTAGACCTCCGCGACCTGAGCCAGTGGTGGCACTGGACCCCGGGCGCCAACTGGAAGCACCCGGAGGGCCCGGAAAGCGACCTTGAAGGGCGGATGGACCACCCGGTGGTACATATTGCCCTGGACGACGCCCTGGCCTATGCCCGATGGGCAGGAAAACGGCTGCCGACTGAAGCGGAGTGGGAATGGGCCTCGATGGGCGGCCTGGAGGACCCCAAATACCCCTGGGGAAATGCGCCTATTTCGGAATCTGCCGACAAGGCCAATTTCTGGCAGGGGATATTTCCCTATAGCAACGAGCAGGCCGATGGCTATCTGCGAACCGCCCCGGTGGGCACTTACCCGGCCAACGGATACGGCCTGGTGGATATGGCCGGGAATGTGTGGGAATGGTGCCAGGATAAATACCGTTCGGATACCTACCAGCTGGAGACCACCCCCACGGACCGCATGAACCCGCGGGGGCCGGATACTTCTTTCGACCCCAGCGAACCCCTCGCCGAGAAATACGTGATCCGCGGGGGCTCTTACCTTTGTAATGACAGTTATTGCAGCGGTTACCGGGTTTCCAGGCGGATGCGCGCCACCCGGGATTCCGCCTTTGGCCACACCGGCTTTCGCTGTGTAAAGGACGCGGAGTAG
- a CDS encoding esterase, with product MKRIVASAKRKFPLSGLAKGISRNGVLALAFLIPFLASGQEISQAAPVVSPELAANNSVTFRISAPQAAEVLLTGNWMPTAPAPEGGFAQEMTPLEKGQDGIWTVTVPTMEPELYAYAFMVDGVRTLDPANKNIVRDGRFSTASVLYVPGEASDLYWAKTGPKGSVNQVWYESPTLGLTRRMFVYTPPGYAESNENFPVLYLLHGGGGDEEAWSTLGAAQNILDNLINAGQAEPMLVVMTNGNPDQAAAFTVSPKLDTEPQGAGGMANMLFEKSLVNDVIPYIEANYQVKTGKENRALTGLSMGGLQTMNTTFENPGMFDYIGVMSMGFADLSRFGIEIDHSKREQQIKALAAAEPQLYWIACGKDDFLYESVVTMREKLDELDFDYVYRESPGGHTWTNWRIYLSEFAPMLFK from the coding sequence ATGAAAAGGATAGTAGCATCTGCCAAACGGAAATTCCCGCTTTCTGGTTTGGCTAAAGGGATTTCGCGCAACGGCGTGCTTGCGCTGGCATTCCTGATCCCGTTTCTGGCGAGTGGACAGGAGATTTCACAGGCTGCCCCGGTGGTCTCCCCGGAATTGGCTGCAAACAACTCGGTGACTTTCCGGATTTCGGCACCCCAGGCAGCTGAGGTCCTACTTACCGGGAACTGGATGCCCACAGCCCCTGCGCCCGAGGGCGGCTTTGCCCAGGAAATGACCCCCCTGGAAAAGGGGCAGGACGGTATTTGGACCGTAACCGTCCCGACCATGGAACCCGAATTGTACGCCTACGCCTTTATGGTGGACGGGGTGCGTACCCTGGACCCGGCCAACAAGAACATCGTACGGGACGGCCGCTTCAGCACGGCCAGCGTGCTTTACGTGCCCGGAGAAGCTTCAGACCTTTACTGGGCAAAAACCGGGCCCAAGGGCAGCGTGAACCAGGTCTGGTATGAGTCGCCCACCCTGGGCCTTACCCGGCGGATGTTTGTTTACACCCCGCCCGGGTATGCGGAAAGCAACGAAAATTTCCCGGTGCTCTACCTGCTCCACGGCGGCGGGGGCGACGAGGAGGCCTGGTCTACCCTGGGTGCGGCCCAGAACATCCTGGACAACCTGATCAATGCCGGCCAGGCCGAGCCGATGCTGGTGGTCATGACCAACGGGAACCCGGACCAGGCGGCCGCCTTTACTGTCAGCCCGAAGTTGGATACCGAACCCCAGGGCGCCGGCGGAATGGCCAATATGCTCTTTGAGAAAAGCCTTGTCAACGACGTGATCCCCTATATCGAAGCGAATTACCAGGTAAAGACCGGTAAAGAAAACCGGGCGCTGACCGGCCTTTCCATGGGTGGGTTGCAAACGATGAATACCACATTTGAAAACCCGGGGATGTTTGATTACATCGGGGTGATGAGTATGGGGTTTGCCGACCTGAGCCGATTCGGGATCGAGATTGACCATTCCAAAAGGGAGCAGCAAATCAAAGCGCTGGCAGCGGCCGAACCGCAATTGTACTGGATTGCCTGCGGCAAGGACGATTTCCTATATGAAAGCGTGGTGACCATGCGGGAGAAGCTGGACGAACTGGACTTTGATTATGTATACCGCGAAAGCCCCGGGGGCCATACCTGGACGAATTGGCGAATTTACCTCTCGGAGTTTGCGCCCATGTTGTTTAAGTAA
- the madM gene encoding malonate transporter subunit MadM, with amino-acid sequence MDGVETLIERNGLILAFLVVGLIMGAAYAISRYLTRGRLPGAALAILIGLGLAFLGGERGIADHPLFAGMAVLGGSMFRDFAVVATAMGADLETIKQAGKAGVVALLSGVLIAFVAGAMVALALGYSNPVDITTIAAGACTYIVGPVTGTALGATSDVIAISVAAGVVKTLAATIGTPFIARYIGLNNPHSAMVFGGLIGTTSGVVAGLAATDARLVPYGALTATFYTGIGCLLCPSVLYLLVRLFV; translated from the coding sequence ATGGACGGGGTAGAAACGCTGATTGAGAGGAACGGCCTGATCCTGGCCTTCCTGGTGGTGGGCCTGATTATGGGGGCTGCCTACGCCATTTCCCGATACCTGACCCGGGGCAGGCTGCCCGGGGCCGCCCTGGCTATACTTATTGGGTTGGGACTGGCCTTCCTGGGAGGGGAGCGCGGGATAGCAGACCACCCGTTGTTTGCCGGAATGGCCGTCCTCGGGGGTTCCATGTTCCGGGATTTTGCCGTGGTAGCCACTGCAATGGGGGCCGACCTGGAAACCATCAAGCAGGCAGGCAAGGCCGGGGTGGTTGCGCTGCTCTCCGGCGTGTTGATCGCATTTGTCGCCGGGGCGATGGTGGCCCTGGCCCTCGGGTATTCCAATCCGGTGGATATTACCACCATCGCCGCCGGCGCCTGCACGTATATTGTGGGCCCGGTAACCGGGACCGCACTGGGGGCCACGTCGGATGTCATCGCCATTTCCGTGGCAGCGGGGGTGGTCAAAACCCTGGCGGCCACTATCGGCACCCCTTTTATCGCCCGATATATCGGCCTGAACAACCCGCATTCGGCCATGGTCTTCGGAGGGCTCATCGGAACCACCAGCGGTGTGGTGGCCGGGCTGGCGGCTACGGATGCCCGCCTGGTACCCTACGGAGCGCTTACCGCTACGTTCTATACCGGGATCGGGTGCCTGCTCTGCCCCTCTGTATTGTATCTGCTGGTCCGGCTTTTCGTCTAG
- the madL gene encoding malonate transporter subunit MadL, which translates to MKIYGVALLCGCFLAGKFLGQLLGELIGIPGDIGGVGFAMFLLMLVSLYLRRRGWFSDTSESGIAFWSAMYIPIIVAMAATLNVHAAFGGGWVAVLAGLGATIAGFLLVPLLSRIGRPSDRGQNPLK; encoded by the coding sequence ATGAAGATATATGGGGTTGCTTTGTTGTGCGGTTGCTTCCTGGCCGGGAAATTCCTCGGCCAGCTCCTGGGCGAGTTGATCGGTATCCCCGGGGATATCGGCGGGGTGGGCTTTGCGATGTTCCTCCTGATGCTCGTTAGCCTGTACCTGCGCAGGAGGGGCTGGTTTTCCGATACCTCCGAATCCGGAATCGCCTTCTGGAGCGCCATGTATATCCCCATCATTGTTGCCATGGCAGCTACCCTGAACGTCCACGCCGCCTTTGGGGGCGGTTGGGTGGCGGTACTCGCCGGCCTCGGCGCCACCATAGCCGGGTTCCTGCTCGTACCTCTGCTTTCGCGCATCGGCCGGCCGTCCGATCGCGGCCAAAATCCGCTGAAATAA
- a CDS encoding aminotransferase class V-fold PLP-dependent enzyme: MTLDLDFTRSQFPAFSQPGLKGWAFFENAGGSYPCRQVVDRLTRFYTGNKVQPYYPYPASTRAGQLMDEAYRRIAEYMGADPLEVHFGPSTTQNIYVLANALRPLWDDGDEIIVSCQDHEANAGAWRRLGERGLNIVEWHVDPVTGVLDPEVLSRLFTDKTRMVAYPHCSNVIGHVNPVRKISEMARSRGVRTVVDGVGWAPHEIPDVKGLGADIYMFSAYKTFGPHLGVMYVERNLLEKMENQAHFFKKDSLRHKITPAGPDHAQVAAAAGMADYFDAIYAHHFPGEAEPPKRRDLLNRMFRDHEKGLLQPLLEFLTGREDVRIVGPNTPEDRAPIVSILPLEKTVGQVYEALTKYQLMTGMGHFYAVRPLKDMKLPTDPGVIRLSFVHYTSPEEVAQLIDGLKRAL; this comes from the coding sequence ATGACGCTAGACCTGGATTTTACCCGCTCCCAATTTCCGGCGTTCTCCCAACCCGGGCTGAAAGGCTGGGCCTTCTTTGAAAATGCCGGGGGCTCCTACCCTTGCCGGCAGGTGGTAGACCGGTTAACGCGGTTCTATACCGGGAATAAGGTACAGCCCTACTATCCCTATCCTGCCTCCACCCGGGCCGGCCAGTTGATGGACGAGGCCTACAGGCGGATCGCCGAATATATGGGTGCCGACCCGCTGGAAGTCCATTTCGGCCCCTCCACCACCCAGAACATTTATGTGTTGGCCAATGCGCTGCGCCCGCTGTGGGATGACGGGGATGAAATCATCGTCTCCTGCCAGGACCACGAGGCAAATGCCGGCGCCTGGCGACGGCTCGGGGAACGCGGCCTGAACATTGTGGAATGGCATGTGGACCCGGTTACCGGGGTCCTCGACCCGGAGGTGCTCAGCCGCTTGTTTACGGACAAGACCCGGATGGTAGCCTACCCGCATTGTTCCAATGTTATCGGCCATGTTAACCCGGTTCGGAAAATCTCCGAAATGGCCCGAAGCCGCGGGGTGCGCACCGTGGTGGACGGGGTTGGTTGGGCCCCCCACGAGATTCCGGATGTGAAGGGCCTTGGAGCGGACATTTACATGTTTTCCGCTTACAAAACCTTCGGGCCCCACCTGGGGGTCATGTATGTGGAACGCAACCTGCTGGAAAAAATGGAGAACCAGGCGCACTTTTTTAAGAAAGACAGCCTCCGCCATAAAATTACCCCCGCGGGGCCCGACCACGCCCAGGTGGCTGCAGCAGCCGGTATGGCAGACTATTTCGATGCCATATACGCCCATCATTTTCCGGGGGAGGCGGAGCCCCCAAAACGCCGGGATCTGTTGAACCGCATGTTCCGCGACCATGAAAAGGGCCTGTTGCAACCCTTGTTGGAATTCCTAACCGGCAGGGAGGACGTCCGGATTGTCGGGCCAAACACCCCGGAAGACCGGGCGCCCATCGTCTCCATTCTGCCCCTGGAAAAGACCGTGGGCCAGGTTTATGAAGCCCTTACAAAATACCAGCTGATGACCGGGATGGGACACTTCTATGCCGTCCGGCCGCTTAAGGACATGAAACTTCCAACCGACCCGGGGGTGATACGCCTTTCCTTTGTGCACTACACGAGCCCCGAAGAGGTCGCTCAGCTTATCGACGGCTTGAAGCGGGCCTTATAG
- a CDS encoding acyl-CoA synthetase yields MENNLSLPLIERARKHPDRTAIQCAGSSYSYGQLLSESRKLALGLLGGAADLEEARIAFLAPPGFAYVCIQWGIWRAGGIAVPLCEKHPLPSMEYVVRDTGADAVICTEEYREFLEPLGAISKLVPYTALGAEQGRLPTLGQERRAMILYTSGTTGSPKGVVTTHAGLEAQITALTEAWKWQADDHILNVLPLHHVHGIVNMLCCALWSGACCEFLPKFKPGKVFEAFLRGQVNLFMAVPTIYFKLIAHYQTLPEKEREAISGQLQKFRLMVSGSAALPVSVLEQWREISGHTLLERYGMTEMGMAISNPYDGLRRPGYIGQPLPGVSVRLVDEENQEVPHGSPGEIQVKGANVFREYWGRPEATAEAFTQDGWFRTGDIAQWDDGSYRILGRNSVDIIKSGGYKISALEIEEVLRTHPEVKDCGVVGVPDLEWGEVIGAAIVPGTRQPDTEQLTEWLKTRLPGYKTPRLYLFVDELPRNVLGKVTKNALKDSFKPSDTTG; encoded by the coding sequence ATGGAAAATAATCTATCACTCCCATTGATTGAGCGCGCCCGGAAGCACCCGGACCGAACAGCCATTCAGTGCGCGGGAAGCAGCTATTCATACGGCCAACTGCTGTCGGAATCCCGCAAGCTGGCCCTGGGCCTGCTGGGTGGGGCAGCCGATTTGGAAGAGGCGCGAATTGCCTTTTTGGCCCCGCCGGGGTTTGCCTACGTCTGTATCCAATGGGGGATCTGGCGGGCGGGCGGCATTGCGGTGCCCCTGTGCGAGAAACACCCGTTGCCATCCATGGAATACGTTGTCCGGGATACCGGGGCAGATGCCGTCATTTGCACGGAGGAATACCGGGAGTTCCTCGAACCCCTGGGAGCCATCAGCAAGTTGGTTCCCTACACCGCACTCGGGGCGGAACAGGGCCGTCTGCCAACACTCGGGCAGGAACGGCGCGCGATGATCCTCTACACGAGCGGGACCACCGGGTCGCCCAAGGGGGTGGTTACCACTCACGCCGGGTTGGAAGCGCAGATTACCGCCCTGACAGAAGCCTGGAAATGGCAGGCCGACGACCACATCCTCAATGTACTCCCGCTGCACCACGTACACGGGATTGTCAATATGCTCTGCTGCGCCCTTTGGAGCGGCGCATGTTGCGAATTCCTGCCAAAATTCAAACCCGGGAAGGTATTTGAGGCCTTTCTGAGGGGGCAGGTAAACCTGTTTATGGCCGTGCCCACCATTTATTTTAAGCTGATTGCGCACTACCAAACCCTGCCGGAAAAAGAGCGGGAAGCCATCAGCGGGCAATTGCAAAAATTCAGGCTGATGGTTTCGGGCTCTGCGGCCCTGCCGGTCAGCGTACTGGAACAGTGGCGGGAGATCAGCGGGCATACCTTGCTGGAGCGGTATGGGATGACCGAAATGGGCATGGCCATCAGCAACCCCTATGACGGGCTGCGACGGCCGGGTTATATCGGGCAGCCCTTGCCGGGGGTATCGGTCCGGCTGGTGGATGAAGAAAACCAGGAGGTACCCCACGGGAGTCCCGGGGAAATCCAGGTAAAGGGCGCCAATGTCTTTCGGGAGTACTGGGGCCGGCCGGAGGCAACTGCAGAGGCATTCACCCAGGACGGTTGGTTCCGCACGGGCGACATCGCCCAGTGGGACGACGGGAGTTACCGGATCCTCGGCCGGAATTCCGTGGACATCATCAAATCCGGGGGGTATAAAATATCCGCCCTGGAAATCGAAGAAGTACTCCGGACCCATCCTGAGGTAAAAGATTGCGGCGTGGTTGGGGTCCCCGACCTGGAGTGGGGGGAGGTTATCGGGGCCGCCATCGTCCCAGGTACCCGGCAACCGGACACCGAACAACTAACGGAATGGTTAAAAACGCGTCTGCCGGGATACAAAACCCCCCGCCTGTACCTGTTTGTGGATGAATTGCCCCGGAATGTGCTGGGGAAGGTTACCAAAAATGCCCTGAAGGATTCTTTTAAACCGTCAGATACCACCGGATGA